One segment of Penaeus chinensis breed Huanghai No. 1 chromosome 14, ASM1920278v2, whole genome shotgun sequence DNA contains the following:
- the LOC125032553 gene encoding mucin-5AC-like isoform X1, translated as MDPMYYHWWNSHNQHNSGNNWYMDPHKTGGGMNQQPPPAHNMPGPPQHPAPQHPQTMNQPMPPRPMQTGYPMQPRPAHTGPGSMAPKPVNAGHMAPKPQNPTGNMPPKQPMVPANVQQVQAKPTGPVHPSVQHKPNPLATTSANIPQMPKPSPAPVPTTATAAAPKPTPPLMQQPHAHPQQQQQQAPKPTIPPQNTVAPPKPSLPAGVDLVPITSQPKPSQPTQASTPASQPKPVQPVSPTKTVPAAVPIPATVTATVAKPAQPSVPAAASQPTAPTPKPATQTTSTPTTQAVPLRPSNPMPLPTQKPSQPPPQAKPTTPAAPTNASAPVTSQVKPTPPSAPVSKPQPAEVNQQKPNEPSKPAVEASKTPSTPSVNGVPVSKSLVKPAATPSQPPKPAESAPTETKSATPATIPQAPTSTTTTTSGPAPVSTPTTTPATAPALPATPAASAAATTTPTSTTTATASSTPAVTTTTKPVASTASNTPAASAATTTPAQAIPAVTTPKAPAQTNKPKAEPSPTQPKKEMVKQTPSEKPVEPKTVNHAAPAEEAAVETPKKRTPRKREVPTPETPGDERRSKRSRNPASLYQSPVVDVVNRVRKSEPTPKTPQEKLIIFFRNEHVAVRNSEGTFYLCQVAQNVFKNTRKIKIRWLSPEDPDNKNCQVYKPDYYDITDFDCILTTVDLERVDRNTLKLKPEEQSRINNILQRAMDLEKGVLGDKPSVDEDHPDGLDLSLYTDESQLKKRRKRAASNKKRKEESSSGESGVESEDDDESNKSDREEESPKKVARTPARRNPRGGAKTPAKGKAATPASSKTKTPRSGRTATPKTASKVAASKSTPKATPKSGRRATRK; from the exons gtGGAACAGTCATAATCAACATAACTCAGGTAACAACTGGTACATGGATCCCCACAAGACAGGAGGGGGCATGAACCAGCAGCCACCACCAGCACACAACATGCCTGGTCCACCACAGCATCCAGCTCCACAGCACCCCCAAACCATGAATCAACCCATGCCTCCACGGCCCATGCAGACAGGCTACCCCATGCAGCCACGACCAGCACACACTGGCCCAGGCTCAATGGCTCCCAAACCTGTCAATGCGGGACACATGGCCCCTAAGCCTCAGAATCCCACAGGAAACATGCCTCCCAAGCAGCCCATGGTACCTGCCAATGTTCAGCAGGTTCAGGCCAAACCTACTGGTCCTGTGCATCCTTCCGTTCAGCACAAGCCAAACCCACTTGCCACAACAAGTGCTAACATACCACAAATGCCCAAACCCTCTCCTGCTCCTGTGCCTACAACTGCCACAGCTGCAGCTCCCAAGCCAACGCCGCCATTGATGCAGCaaccacatgcacacccacaacaacagcaacagcaggcTCCAAAACCAACAATACCCCCTCAGAACACAGTGGCCCCACCAAAGCCATCATTGCCTGCTGGAGTTGACTTGGTGCCCATAACCAGTCAGCCGAAACCATCCCAGCCAACTCAGGCCTCCACACCTGCCAGCCAGCCGAAACCTGTACAGCCAGTTTCTCCCACTAAAACCGTACCTGCAGCCGTACCTATTCCTGCAACAGTTACTGCAACTGTTGCAAAGCCTGCTCAGCCCTCAGTACCTGCTGCAGCCTCACAACCTACAGCACCCACTCCCAAACCTGCAACACAGACAACTTCTACCCCCACAACTCAAGCTGTTCCACTCAGACCCAGTAATCCCATGCCGTTACCCACACAGAAGCCAAGCCAGCCTCCTCCGCAGGCCAAGCCTACCACTCCAGCAGCCCCAACAAATGCTTCAGCACCTGTGACTTCCCAAGTAAAACCCACACCACCTTCAGCACCTGTGTCGAAACCACAGCCAGCAGAGGTAAACCAACAAAAACCCAATGAGCCATCAAAACCTGCTGTTGAAGCATCAAAGACTCCATCAACGCCAAGTGTAAATGGTGTTCCAGTATCAAAGTCGCTTGTAAAACCAGCAGCAACTCCATCACAACCACCAAAGCCAGCTGAGTCTGCACCTACAGAAACAAAATCAGCTACACCAGCTACTATTCCCCAAGCCCCAACTTCAACTACAACTACGACTTCAGGTCCAGCTCCAGTTTCAACTCCCACAACAACTCCAGCTACTGCTCCAGCTCTTCCTGCCACACCAGCTGCCTCTGCGGCTGCAACAActacaccaacatcaacaaccacGGCAACTGCCTCATCTACACCAGCTGTTACAACCACAACCAAGCCAGTTGCATCAACAGCTTCCAACACTCCAGCAGCCTCAGCTGCCACTACAACACCTGCCCAGGCCATACCTGCTGTGACCACACCAAAAGCACCTGCCCAAACAAACAAGCCAAAGGCTGAACCCTCGCCCACACAGCCCAAGAAGGAAATGGTGAAACAGACTCCAAGTGAAAAGCCTGTTGAACCAAAGACTGTCAACCATGCTGCCCCTGCAGAAGAAGCTGCTGTTGAGACACCGAAGAAGAGAACACCAAGA AAACGAGAGGTTCCTACTCCAGAAACGCCAGGGGATGAGCGACGAAGCAAACGATCTCGGAACCCTGCCAGCCTGTACCAGTCACCAGTTGTAGATGTAGTAAATAGAGTTAGAAAGTCAGAACCGACACCCAAAACTCCTCAGGAAAAACTCATAATATTCTTcag GAATGAACATGTAGCTGTGAGGAATTCAGAGGGAACTTTCTACTTGTGCCAAGTTGCCCAGAATGTCTTCAAGAACACACGCAAGATCAAGATCCGATGGCTATCTCCAGAAGATCCTGACAATAAGAATTGCCAAGTGTATAAGCCAGATTATTATGACATCACAG ACTTCGATTGCATCTTGACCACAGTAGACCTTGAACGTGTGGACCGCAACACACTGAAGTTAAAACCAGAGGAACAGAGCCGCATTAACAACATTCTACAGCGAGCAATGGACTTGGAAAAGGGAGTCCTGGGAGATAAGCCAAGTGTGGATGAGGATCACCCTGATGGTT TGGATCTTTCACTGTACACTGATGAATCTCagttgaagaagaggaggaagagggcagcgagtaacaagaagaggaaagaagagtctTCGTCTGGTGAGAGTGGAGTGGAGTCTGAGGATGATGACGAGAGTAATAAGAGTGACAGAG AAGAAGAAAGTCCCAAGAAGGTAGCACGAACGCCAGCGAGACGTAACCCAAGAGGTGGGGCAAAAACGCCGGCCAAAGGGAAGGCTGCCACTCCTGCATCCTCGAAAACCAAGA CCCCCAGATCTGGTCGCACTGCCACCCCCAAGACTGCCTCAAAAGTCGCAGCCTCAAAGAGCACCCCTAAGGCGACCCCCAAGTCAGGTCGACGGGCTACTCGCAAGTAA
- the LOC125032553 gene encoding mucin-5AC-like isoform X2, with protein MDPMYYHWWNSHNQHNSGNNWYMDPHKTGGGMNQQPPPAHNMPGPPQHPAPQHPQTMNQPMPPRPMQTGYPMQPRPAHTGPGSMAPKPVNAGHMAPKPQNPTGNMPPKQPMVPANVQQVQAKPTGPVHPSVQHKPNPLATTSANIPQMPKPSPAPVPTTATAAAPKPTPPLMQQPHAHPQQQQQQAPKPTIPPQNTVAPPKPSLPAGVDLVPITSQPKPSQPTQASTPASQPKPVQPVSPTKTVPAAVPIPATVTATVAKPAQPSVPAAASQPTAPTPKPATQTTSTPTTQAVPLRPSNPMPLPTQKPSQPPPQAKPTTPAAPTNASAPVTSQVKPTPPSAPVSKPQPAEVNQQKPNEPSKPAVEASKTPSTPSVNGVPVSKSLVKPAATPSQPPKPAESAPTETKSATPATIPQAPTSTTTTTSGPAPVSTPTTTPATAPALPATPAASAAATTTPTSTTTATASSTPAVTTTTKPVASTASNTPAASAATTTPAQAIPAVTTPKAPAQTNKPKAEPSPTQPKKEMVKQTPSEKPVEPKTVNHAAPAEEAAVETPKKRTPRKREVPTPETPGDERRSKRSRNPASLYQSPVVDVVNRVRKSEPTPKTPQEKLIIFFRNEHVAVRNSEGTFYLCQVAQNVFKNTRKIKIRWLSPEDPDNKNCQVYKPDYYDITDFDCILTTVDLERVDRNTLKLKPEEQSRINNILQRAMDLEKGVLGDKPSVDEDHPDGLDLSLYTDESQLKKRRKRAASNKKRKEESSSGESGVESEDDDESNKSDREESPKKVARTPARRNPRGGAKTPAKGKAATPASSKTKTPRSGRTATPKTASKVAASKSTPKATPKSGRRATRK; from the exons gtGGAACAGTCATAATCAACATAACTCAGGTAACAACTGGTACATGGATCCCCACAAGACAGGAGGGGGCATGAACCAGCAGCCACCACCAGCACACAACATGCCTGGTCCACCACAGCATCCAGCTCCACAGCACCCCCAAACCATGAATCAACCCATGCCTCCACGGCCCATGCAGACAGGCTACCCCATGCAGCCACGACCAGCACACACTGGCCCAGGCTCAATGGCTCCCAAACCTGTCAATGCGGGACACATGGCCCCTAAGCCTCAGAATCCCACAGGAAACATGCCTCCCAAGCAGCCCATGGTACCTGCCAATGTTCAGCAGGTTCAGGCCAAACCTACTGGTCCTGTGCATCCTTCCGTTCAGCACAAGCCAAACCCACTTGCCACAACAAGTGCTAACATACCACAAATGCCCAAACCCTCTCCTGCTCCTGTGCCTACAACTGCCACAGCTGCAGCTCCCAAGCCAACGCCGCCATTGATGCAGCaaccacatgcacacccacaacaacagcaacagcaggcTCCAAAACCAACAATACCCCCTCAGAACACAGTGGCCCCACCAAAGCCATCATTGCCTGCTGGAGTTGACTTGGTGCCCATAACCAGTCAGCCGAAACCATCCCAGCCAACTCAGGCCTCCACACCTGCCAGCCAGCCGAAACCTGTACAGCCAGTTTCTCCCACTAAAACCGTACCTGCAGCCGTACCTATTCCTGCAACAGTTACTGCAACTGTTGCAAAGCCTGCTCAGCCCTCAGTACCTGCTGCAGCCTCACAACCTACAGCACCCACTCCCAAACCTGCAACACAGACAACTTCTACCCCCACAACTCAAGCTGTTCCACTCAGACCCAGTAATCCCATGCCGTTACCCACACAGAAGCCAAGCCAGCCTCCTCCGCAGGCCAAGCCTACCACTCCAGCAGCCCCAACAAATGCTTCAGCACCTGTGACTTCCCAAGTAAAACCCACACCACCTTCAGCACCTGTGTCGAAACCACAGCCAGCAGAGGTAAACCAACAAAAACCCAATGAGCCATCAAAACCTGCTGTTGAAGCATCAAAGACTCCATCAACGCCAAGTGTAAATGGTGTTCCAGTATCAAAGTCGCTTGTAAAACCAGCAGCAACTCCATCACAACCACCAAAGCCAGCTGAGTCTGCACCTACAGAAACAAAATCAGCTACACCAGCTACTATTCCCCAAGCCCCAACTTCAACTACAACTACGACTTCAGGTCCAGCTCCAGTTTCAACTCCCACAACAACTCCAGCTACTGCTCCAGCTCTTCCTGCCACACCAGCTGCCTCTGCGGCTGCAACAActacaccaacatcaacaaccacGGCAACTGCCTCATCTACACCAGCTGTTACAACCACAACCAAGCCAGTTGCATCAACAGCTTCCAACACTCCAGCAGCCTCAGCTGCCACTACAACACCTGCCCAGGCCATACCTGCTGTGACCACACCAAAAGCACCTGCCCAAACAAACAAGCCAAAGGCTGAACCCTCGCCCACACAGCCCAAGAAGGAAATGGTGAAACAGACTCCAAGTGAAAAGCCTGTTGAACCAAAGACTGTCAACCATGCTGCCCCTGCAGAAGAAGCTGCTGTTGAGACACCGAAGAAGAGAACACCAAGA AAACGAGAGGTTCCTACTCCAGAAACGCCAGGGGATGAGCGACGAAGCAAACGATCTCGGAACCCTGCCAGCCTGTACCAGTCACCAGTTGTAGATGTAGTAAATAGAGTTAGAAAGTCAGAACCGACACCCAAAACTCCTCAGGAAAAACTCATAATATTCTTcag GAATGAACATGTAGCTGTGAGGAATTCAGAGGGAACTTTCTACTTGTGCCAAGTTGCCCAGAATGTCTTCAAGAACACACGCAAGATCAAGATCCGATGGCTATCTCCAGAAGATCCTGACAATAAGAATTGCCAAGTGTATAAGCCAGATTATTATGACATCACAG ACTTCGATTGCATCTTGACCACAGTAGACCTTGAACGTGTGGACCGCAACACACTGAAGTTAAAACCAGAGGAACAGAGCCGCATTAACAACATTCTACAGCGAGCAATGGACTTGGAAAAGGGAGTCCTGGGAGATAAGCCAAGTGTGGATGAGGATCACCCTGATGGTT TGGATCTTTCACTGTACACTGATGAATCTCagttgaagaagaggaggaagagggcagcgagtaacaagaagaggaaagaagagtctTCGTCTGGTGAGAGTGGAGTGGAGTCTGAGGATGATGACGAGAGTAATAAGAGTGACAGAG AAGAAAGTCCCAAGAAGGTAGCACGAACGCCAGCGAGACGTAACCCAAGAGGTGGGGCAAAAACGCCGGCCAAAGGGAAGGCTGCCACTCCTGCATCCTCGAAAACCAAGA CCCCCAGATCTGGTCGCACTGCCACCCCCAAGACTGCCTCAAAAGTCGCAGCCTCAAAGAGCACCCCTAAGGCGACCCCCAAGTCAGGTCGACGGGCTACTCGCAAGTAA
- the LOC125032553 gene encoding mucin-5AC-like isoform X3, whose protein sequence is MDPHKTGGGMNQQPPPAHNMPGPPQHPAPQHPQTMNQPMPPRPMQTGYPMQPRPAHTGPGSMAPKPVNAGHMAPKPQNPTGNMPPKQPMVPANVQQVQAKPTGPVHPSVQHKPNPLATTSANIPQMPKPSPAPVPTTATAAAPKPTPPLMQQPHAHPQQQQQQAPKPTIPPQNTVAPPKPSLPAGVDLVPITSQPKPSQPTQASTPASQPKPVQPVSPTKTVPAAVPIPATVTATVAKPAQPSVPAAASQPTAPTPKPATQTTSTPTTQAVPLRPSNPMPLPTQKPSQPPPQAKPTTPAAPTNASAPVTSQVKPTPPSAPVSKPQPAEVNQQKPNEPSKPAVEASKTPSTPSVNGVPVSKSLVKPAATPSQPPKPAESAPTETKSATPATIPQAPTSTTTTTSGPAPVSTPTTTPATAPALPATPAASAAATTTPTSTTTATASSTPAVTTTTKPVASTASNTPAASAATTTPAQAIPAVTTPKAPAQTNKPKAEPSPTQPKKEMVKQTPSEKPVEPKTVNHAAPAEEAAVETPKKRTPRKREVPTPETPGDERRSKRSRNPASLYQSPVVDVVNRVRKSEPTPKTPQEKLIIFFRNEHVAVRNSEGTFYLCQVAQNVFKNTRKIKIRWLSPEDPDNKNCQVYKPDYYDITDFDCILTTVDLERVDRNTLKLKPEEQSRINNILQRAMDLEKGVLGDKPSVDEDHPDGLDLSLYTDESQLKKRRKRAASNKKRKEESSSGESGVESEDDDESNKSDREEESPKKVARTPARRNPRGGAKTPAKGKAATPASSKTKTPRSGRTATPKTASKVAASKSTPKATPKSGRRATRK, encoded by the exons ATGGATCCCCACAAGACAGGAGGGGGCATGAACCAGCAGCCACCACCAGCACACAACATGCCTGGTCCACCACAGCATCCAGCTCCACAGCACCCCCAAACCATGAATCAACCCATGCCTCCACGGCCCATGCAGACAGGCTACCCCATGCAGCCACGACCAGCACACACTGGCCCAGGCTCAATGGCTCCCAAACCTGTCAATGCGGGACACATGGCCCCTAAGCCTCAGAATCCCACAGGAAACATGCCTCCCAAGCAGCCCATGGTACCTGCCAATGTTCAGCAGGTTCAGGCCAAACCTACTGGTCCTGTGCATCCTTCCGTTCAGCACAAGCCAAACCCACTTGCCACAACAAGTGCTAACATACCACAAATGCCCAAACCCTCTCCTGCTCCTGTGCCTACAACTGCCACAGCTGCAGCTCCCAAGCCAACGCCGCCATTGATGCAGCaaccacatgcacacccacaacaacagcaacagcaggcTCCAAAACCAACAATACCCCCTCAGAACACAGTGGCCCCACCAAAGCCATCATTGCCTGCTGGAGTTGACTTGGTGCCCATAACCAGTCAGCCGAAACCATCCCAGCCAACTCAGGCCTCCACACCTGCCAGCCAGCCGAAACCTGTACAGCCAGTTTCTCCCACTAAAACCGTACCTGCAGCCGTACCTATTCCTGCAACAGTTACTGCAACTGTTGCAAAGCCTGCTCAGCCCTCAGTACCTGCTGCAGCCTCACAACCTACAGCACCCACTCCCAAACCTGCAACACAGACAACTTCTACCCCCACAACTCAAGCTGTTCCACTCAGACCCAGTAATCCCATGCCGTTACCCACACAGAAGCCAAGCCAGCCTCCTCCGCAGGCCAAGCCTACCACTCCAGCAGCCCCAACAAATGCTTCAGCACCTGTGACTTCCCAAGTAAAACCCACACCACCTTCAGCACCTGTGTCGAAACCACAGCCAGCAGAGGTAAACCAACAAAAACCCAATGAGCCATCAAAACCTGCTGTTGAAGCATCAAAGACTCCATCAACGCCAAGTGTAAATGGTGTTCCAGTATCAAAGTCGCTTGTAAAACCAGCAGCAACTCCATCACAACCACCAAAGCCAGCTGAGTCTGCACCTACAGAAACAAAATCAGCTACACCAGCTACTATTCCCCAAGCCCCAACTTCAACTACAACTACGACTTCAGGTCCAGCTCCAGTTTCAACTCCCACAACAACTCCAGCTACTGCTCCAGCTCTTCCTGCCACACCAGCTGCCTCTGCGGCTGCAACAActacaccaacatcaacaaccacGGCAACTGCCTCATCTACACCAGCTGTTACAACCACAACCAAGCCAGTTGCATCAACAGCTTCCAACACTCCAGCAGCCTCAGCTGCCACTACAACACCTGCCCAGGCCATACCTGCTGTGACCACACCAAAAGCACCTGCCCAAACAAACAAGCCAAAGGCTGAACCCTCGCCCACACAGCCCAAGAAGGAAATGGTGAAACAGACTCCAAGTGAAAAGCCTGTTGAACCAAAGACTGTCAACCATGCTGCCCCTGCAGAAGAAGCTGCTGTTGAGACACCGAAGAAGAGAACACCAAGA AAACGAGAGGTTCCTACTCCAGAAACGCCAGGGGATGAGCGACGAAGCAAACGATCTCGGAACCCTGCCAGCCTGTACCAGTCACCAGTTGTAGATGTAGTAAATAGAGTTAGAAAGTCAGAACCGACACCCAAAACTCCTCAGGAAAAACTCATAATATTCTTcag GAATGAACATGTAGCTGTGAGGAATTCAGAGGGAACTTTCTACTTGTGCCAAGTTGCCCAGAATGTCTTCAAGAACACACGCAAGATCAAGATCCGATGGCTATCTCCAGAAGATCCTGACAATAAGAATTGCCAAGTGTATAAGCCAGATTATTATGACATCACAG ACTTCGATTGCATCTTGACCACAGTAGACCTTGAACGTGTGGACCGCAACACACTGAAGTTAAAACCAGAGGAACAGAGCCGCATTAACAACATTCTACAGCGAGCAATGGACTTGGAAAAGGGAGTCCTGGGAGATAAGCCAAGTGTGGATGAGGATCACCCTGATGGTT TGGATCTTTCACTGTACACTGATGAATCTCagttgaagaagaggaggaagagggcagcgagtaacaagaagaggaaagaagagtctTCGTCTGGTGAGAGTGGAGTGGAGTCTGAGGATGATGACGAGAGTAATAAGAGTGACAGAG AAGAAGAAAGTCCCAAGAAGGTAGCACGAACGCCAGCGAGACGTAACCCAAGAGGTGGGGCAAAAACGCCGGCCAAAGGGAAGGCTGCCACTCCTGCATCCTCGAAAACCAAGA CCCCCAGATCTGGTCGCACTGCCACCCCCAAGACTGCCTCAAAAGTCGCAGCCTCAAAGAGCACCCCTAAGGCGACCCCCAAGTCAGGTCGACGGGCTACTCGCAAGTAA